A section of the Kribbella sp. HUAS MG21 genome encodes:
- a CDS encoding type II CAAX endopeptidase family protein produces the protein MTRAAEDPPRPVEAAGPEVDRRVLTREVWLVLALSLGASGVAAIISFTGVLTSGKAISGQTAVIVGSRAPGRPWLDLAWQLFAVVTALVPVALVGHLLARGRESFRTIGFDLRDRIRDLGRGTAIAAGIGGAGLVFYLGAHATGANLTVDPSQLPDYWWRIPILIAVSAQNAILEEVIVLGYLNHRLDQLGWSARRATATSALLRGSYHLYQGLGGFAGNVIMGVIFGYLYRRWGRVMPFVIAHTLIDTVALIGATYLLGHVSWLPS, from the coding sequence ATGACGCGTGCCGCCGAAGACCCGCCCCGCCCGGTAGAAGCTGCCGGCCCGGAGGTCGATCGGCGGGTGCTCACGCGGGAGGTCTGGCTGGTGCTCGCCCTCTCGCTGGGGGCGTCCGGTGTGGCCGCGATCATCTCGTTCACGGGCGTGCTGACGTCGGGCAAGGCGATCAGCGGGCAGACGGCAGTGATCGTGGGGTCCCGGGCGCCGGGGCGGCCGTGGCTGGATCTGGCGTGGCAGCTGTTCGCGGTGGTGACGGCGCTCGTGCCGGTCGCGCTGGTCGGGCACCTGTTGGCGCGCGGGCGCGAGTCGTTCCGGACGATCGGGTTCGACCTGCGCGACCGGATCCGCGACCTCGGGCGCGGTACGGCGATCGCGGCCGGCATCGGCGGTGCGGGCCTGGTGTTCTACCTCGGCGCGCACGCGACCGGCGCGAACCTGACCGTCGACCCGTCGCAGCTCCCGGACTACTGGTGGCGGATCCCGATCCTGATCGCGGTGTCGGCGCAGAACGCGATCCTCGAGGAAGTCATCGTGCTCGGCTACCTCAACCACCGCCTGGACCAGCTCGGCTGGTCCGCCCGCCGCGCGACCGCGACCAGTGCGCTGCTGCGCGGCTCGTACCACCTCTACCAGGGCCTCGGCGGCTTCGCCGGCAACGTGATCATGGGAGTGATCTTCGGCTACCTGTACCGGCGCTGGGGCCGTGTGATGCCGTTCGTGATCGCGCACACGCTGATCGACACCGTGGCCCTGATCGGGGCGACGTACCTGCTCGGTCACGTCTCCTGGCTGCCGAGCTGA